A portion of the Rhodococcus pseudokoreensis genome contains these proteins:
- a CDS encoding flavin-containing monooxygenase yields the protein MTEPQSGATTLDALVIGAGISGIYQLYALRELGLDVQTLEAGSGVGGVWYWNRYPGARFDAESYTYGYFFSKELIDEWDWSEEYAAQPEIERYLNYAVDRFGLRERINLEQRVSSAVWDASSGRWTVTTESGRVWRPRYLVTALGILSAPAFPKVPGLEDFRGEWAHTGLWPADGVDFTGKKVAVIGTGSSGVQIIPIVAKDADSLVVFQRRPNWCTPINNFDITPERMDDIRDRIDEIFEATQLSPSGSPHSPMTESSLDLDPEERRRRFEKLYDSPGLVMALGNFRDVALDKRANDNCTAYIAERIRARVDDPAVADRLIPTDHGFGQKRPPLENGYYEVFNEPHVTLVSTLEESMVRFTETGIETSAGHYDVDVIVFATGFDAVVGSYNKIDIRGENGLSLKEHWEAGPRTWFGMQTAGFPNLFMIGGAQSVTGTIPRITDFQADWVASAVEYARDHGHTTIATTEAAEDEWIDHVNGGIVGTLQEKAESWAFGSNVPGRKRAYLLYAGGLPQYRERVRAATDDDFRGLTFSS from the coding sequence GTGACGGAGCCACAGTCCGGGGCGACAACACTCGACGCCCTCGTCATCGGTGCCGGCATTTCCGGCATCTACCAGCTCTACGCGCTCCGCGAGCTCGGACTCGATGTACAGACGCTCGAGGCCGGCTCCGGAGTGGGCGGAGTCTGGTACTGGAACCGCTACCCCGGCGCCCGCTTCGACGCCGAGAGCTATACCTACGGCTACTTCTTCTCCAAAGAGCTCATCGACGAGTGGGACTGGAGCGAGGAGTACGCCGCCCAGCCCGAGATCGAGCGCTACCTCAACTACGCGGTCGACAGGTTCGGGCTGCGCGAGCGGATCAACCTCGAGCAACGGGTCTCCTCGGCCGTCTGGGACGCATCGAGCGGGCGCTGGACCGTGACCACCGAGAGCGGCCGGGTCTGGCGGCCGCGCTACCTCGTCACCGCGCTGGGCATCCTCTCGGCGCCGGCCTTCCCGAAGGTTCCCGGTCTCGAGGACTTCCGCGGCGAGTGGGCGCACACCGGCCTGTGGCCGGCCGACGGCGTCGACTTCACCGGCAAGAAGGTCGCCGTGATCGGCACCGGATCCAGTGGCGTCCAGATCATTCCGATCGTCGCCAAGGACGCCGACAGCCTGGTCGTCTTCCAGCGCCGCCCCAACTGGTGCACACCGATCAACAACTTCGACATCACACCCGAACGGATGGACGACATCCGCGACCGGATCGACGAGATCTTCGAGGCCACCCAGCTCTCCCCCTCCGGCTCGCCGCACAGTCCGATGACGGAGTCCTCCCTCGACCTGGACCCCGAGGAGCGACGCAGGCGCTTCGAGAAGCTCTACGACTCCCCCGGCCTCGTGATGGCGTTGGGCAACTTCCGCGACGTCGCCCTCGACAAGCGCGCCAACGACAACTGCACCGCCTACATCGCCGAGCGGATCCGCGCCCGGGTCGACGACCCTGCGGTCGCCGACCGGCTCATCCCCACCGACCACGGTTTCGGACAGAAGCGGCCGCCGCTGGAGAACGGCTACTACGAGGTCTTCAACGAGCCGCACGTCACACTGGTCTCCACCTTGGAGGAGTCCATGGTCCGGTTCACCGAGACCGGCATCGAGACGAGCGCAGGCCATTACGACGTCGACGTGATCGTCTTCGCCACCGGCTTCGACGCCGTCGTCGGCTCGTACAACAAGATCGACATCCGTGGCGAGAACGGACTCAGCCTGAAGGAGCACTGGGAAGCGGGTCCGCGCACCTGGTTCGGCATGCAGACGGCAGGCTTCCCCAACCTCTTCATGATCGGCGGAGCCCAGAGCGTGACGGGGACCATTCCGCGCATCACGGATTTCCAGGCCGACTGGGTCGCCTCCGCCGTCGAGTACGCCCGCGACCACGGCCACACCACGATCGCTACCACCGAGGCGGCCGAGGACGAGTGGATCGACCACGTCAACGGCGGCATCGTCGGGACCCTGCAGGAGAAGGCCGAATCCTGGGCCTTCGGCTCCAACGTCCCCGGTCGCAAGCGCGCCTACCTGCTCTATGCCGGTGGCCTGCCGCAATATCGCGAGCGGGTCCGCGCCGCCACGGACGACGACTTCCGGGGTTTGACCTTCTCGTCCTGA
- a CDS encoding CaiB/BaiF CoA transferase family protein, whose amino-acid sequence MPSPAAPRPLEGLLVVSLEQAVAAPFATRQLADLGARVIKVERPGSGDFARGYDTAVHGLSSYFVWLNRGKESLTLDVKSDSGRAVLGTLLEKADVFVHNLGPGAVGRLGFGVEALAELNPRLVDCAVNGYGSTGSWAQRKAYDLLIQCQTGLVSITGGPETGARVGISVADIAAGMYAFSGVLAALLARATTGVARPVEVSLFDALAEWMSQPAYYTAFTGVEPRRLGTHHATIAPYGAYPAADGTEVLFSIQNDLEWKTFCTDFLEDAAIVDDERFSSGANRVANRAALDVFVTAAFARRTSDEVVALLDRLRIANARINQVAEFLDHPVLRERGRWHEVQTPGGPAPALAPPIDIAGVTPVMGDVPALGEHTDALLAEFGLEPGAIEKLHADGVV is encoded by the coding sequence ATGCCGTCCCCTGCCGCACCGCGCCCGTTGGAAGGCCTACTCGTCGTCAGTCTCGAGCAGGCCGTGGCGGCTCCCTTCGCCACCCGCCAGCTGGCCGATCTCGGGGCCCGCGTAATCAAGGTCGAGCGCCCTGGGTCAGGCGACTTCGCCCGCGGCTACGACACCGCCGTGCACGGGCTCTCGAGCTACTTCGTCTGGCTCAACCGGGGCAAGGAGTCCCTGACCCTCGATGTGAAGTCCGACAGCGGACGGGCCGTGCTGGGCACACTCCTGGAGAAGGCCGATGTCTTCGTGCACAACCTCGGACCCGGCGCCGTCGGCCGGCTCGGGTTCGGGGTGGAGGCCTTGGCCGAGCTCAACCCGCGCCTGGTCGACTGCGCGGTGAACGGCTACGGGAGCACCGGCTCGTGGGCGCAGCGCAAGGCCTATGACCTGCTGATCCAGTGCCAGACCGGCCTGGTCTCGATCACGGGTGGTCCCGAGACCGGTGCCCGGGTCGGCATCTCCGTGGCCGACATCGCCGCCGGCATGTATGCCTTCAGCGGAGTCCTGGCCGCGCTGCTCGCCCGTGCCACCACCGGCGTGGCACGCCCCGTCGAGGTCTCCCTGTTCGACGCGCTCGCGGAGTGGATGAGCCAGCCGGCGTATTACACCGCGTTCACCGGGGTCGAGCCGCGTCGGCTCGGCACCCACCACGCCACCATCGCGCCGTACGGGGCCTACCCGGCCGCCGACGGGACCGAGGTGCTGTTCTCGATCCAGAACGACCTCGAGTGGAAGACGTTCTGCACCGACTTCCTCGAGGATGCGGCGATCGTCGACGACGAGCGGTTCAGCTCCGGTGCGAATCGGGTCGCGAACCGGGCAGCACTGGATGTCTTCGTGACAGCGGCCTTTGCCCGGCGTACCAGCGACGAGGTGGTCGCACTGCTCGACAGGCTGCGGATCGCCAACGCGCGCATCAACCAGGTGGCCGAATTCCTCGACCACCCCGTCCTGCGCGAGCGCGGGCGCTGGCACGAGGTGCAGACGCCCGGCGGCCCGGCGCCCGCCCTCGCACCGCCGATCGACATCGCGGGCGTGACGCCGGTGATGGGCGACGTACCCGCCCTGGGGGAGCACACCGACGCGCTGCTGGCCGAGTTCGGACTCGAGCCCGGCGCCATCGAAAAGCTGCACGCCGACGGCGTCGTCTGA
- a CDS encoding NAD(P)/FAD-dependent oxidoreductase, with protein MGHLETLDPDERTIVVAGAGLAGLRTAEGLRRHGWTGKITIVGDEVHYPYTRPPLSKKLLADGGDHAGVELRRRDSEHPIEWLLGCAVVSSDLRRRVVVLDDGTELSYDGLVAATGVRARRLPPEIGGPATALRTLDDAIALGNRLRPGSRVVVIGAGFIGCEVAATAIARGCEVAMVAVDDVPMQVPLGAVVGAELRRRHAAAGVRFHLGTGVAAVEPGAVVLTDGSRLLADVVVEAIGSEPNTGWLEDNGLDLTNGVVCDQFLRPGGLSGIVAVGDVGRFPNALYDAEPRRIEHWQVAVDTSMYAAKVLLGDLAETPWTEPFGTIPTFWSDQGAVSLRALGQPGLGDEVEVLEGELGGEAAVGYRRGGALVGVVLLGMPKSMGAYLQRLTAELKTARV; from the coding sequence ATGGGTCATTTGGAGACACTCGATCCCGACGAGCGCACCATCGTCGTCGCCGGTGCCGGCCTGGCCGGACTGCGCACGGCGGAGGGTCTGCGCCGGCACGGCTGGACGGGGAAGATCACGATCGTCGGCGACGAGGTGCACTACCCCTACACCAGGCCGCCGCTGTCGAAGAAGCTGCTCGCCGACGGCGGCGATCACGCCGGTGTCGAACTCCGTCGGCGTGACAGCGAGCATCCGATCGAGTGGCTGCTGGGCTGCGCCGTCGTCTCGTCGGATCTCCGCCGCCGGGTCGTCGTGCTCGATGACGGCACGGAGCTGAGCTACGACGGACTCGTCGCGGCGACGGGGGTCCGGGCCCGCAGGCTGCCGCCCGAGATAGGCGGCCCGGCCACGGCGCTGCGCACGCTCGACGACGCGATCGCCCTCGGGAACAGGCTGCGGCCCGGCTCGCGCGTGGTCGTGATCGGCGCCGGCTTCATCGGCTGTGAGGTGGCCGCCACGGCGATCGCCCGTGGCTGCGAGGTGGCGATGGTGGCTGTCGACGACGTGCCGATGCAGGTTCCGCTCGGCGCCGTGGTCGGCGCCGAGCTGCGTCGTCGGCATGCGGCGGCGGGCGTGAGGTTCCACCTCGGCACCGGTGTGGCGGCGGTCGAGCCTGGCGCGGTGGTTCTCACCGACGGCAGCCGGCTCCTCGCGGACGTCGTCGTGGAGGCGATCGGCTCGGAGCCGAACACGGGCTGGCTCGAGGACAACGGACTCGATCTGACCAACGGCGTCGTCTGCGATCAGTTTCTTCGTCCGGGCGGACTCTCGGGCATCGTCGCTGTGGGCGACGTCGGGCGCTTCCCGAACGCGCTGTACGACGCCGAGCCGCGCCGCATCGAGCACTGGCAGGTGGCAGTGGACACGAGCATGTATGCAGCCAAGGTGCTGCTCGGTGATCTGGCGGAAACGCCGTGGACCGAGCCGTTCGGCACGATCCCCACGTTCTGGTCCGACCAGGGAGCAGTGAGCCTGCGCGCGCTCGGCCAGCCCGGTCTCGGCGACGAAGTCGAGGTGCTGGAGGGCGAGCTGGGTGGCGAGGCGGCCGTCGGCTACCGGCGCGGCGGCGCGCTGGTCGGCGTCGTGCTGCTCGGGATGCCCAAGAGCATGGGGGCCTACCTGCAGCGACTCACCGCCGAGCTGAAGACCGCCCGCGTCTGA
- a CDS encoding ATP-binding protein: MVRRDARLRDTLPVEITSLVGRQTETAEVKRLLAHSRLVTLIGPGGVGKTRLGYHVARQVRGAFADGVWTIPLADLSQPDLIATTVAARIGISLSAGDDLGDLVAAIDDRQMLLVLDNCEHLVDAAADLTFALLRGCPSLRVLATSREVLRVEGEAPFRVPPLALPCREAGLQPGAAQSYAGVALFLERAGALNPDIAAGRYDEQSVVELCRQLDGLPLAIELAAAGSRWLSVESMLTHGGDPLAPATRVSRSTPERHRSLRASLDYSYELCTSQARVLWARLSVFRGGATLDAVQAVCAGPDLPADAVWTALCELTDKSLVVLDGSRYTMLETIRLYGAQRLDQAGELEAVRETHLRHVLAMAESVEEGWFGPHQLRLLSLVSADQANVRAALEGALTSPGRAGTGLRIASSLWMFWISLGLPGEGRRWLSRLLAASEPTDPERAAALWIHGFLCAVNGDYPAAREQLAECERTAAKVGDAASAAHARSSLGVAELFDGRLEPAIEHLEAGVEMERAVPGGPPYLADALLNLGLAYCYLGRLDEAHEVLTEASHLCAAYGEGLLLSWALAFLGLEELLRGHAESAAGLARESLVRKRALDNRQGIVWAIELLAWTAVEVGDAQRAAVLFGVGEAHAGDFGPPFHGFGGMREWHDRYAARAATGLGVSGYRSALGHGRRLTLDEAASVALGEMLAKPDDIDNPLQDLPLTRREQEIARLVATGKTNREIADELVISPRTVDTHVQRILTKLDFTSRSQVAALIATTRSPAPPAPA; the protein is encoded by the coding sequence ATGGTGCGCAGAGACGCGCGTCTCCGGGACACGCTGCCCGTAGAGATCACCAGCCTGGTCGGTCGACAGACCGAGACTGCCGAGGTCAAGAGGCTGCTCGCACACTCCCGACTCGTGACGCTGATCGGACCCGGCGGCGTGGGGAAGACCCGCCTGGGGTATCACGTCGCCCGCCAGGTCCGCGGCGCCTTCGCCGACGGTGTCTGGACGATCCCGCTGGCGGACCTCTCCCAGCCCGATCTGATCGCGACTACCGTGGCAGCGCGGATAGGTATCAGCCTGTCCGCCGGCGACGACCTGGGGGACCTCGTCGCGGCGATCGACGATCGGCAGATGCTCCTCGTGCTGGACAACTGCGAGCACCTTGTAGACGCCGCCGCGGACCTGACCTTCGCCCTGCTGCGCGGCTGTCCCTCGCTCCGGGTGCTGGCGACCAGCAGGGAGGTGCTGCGCGTCGAGGGCGAGGCGCCCTTCCGAGTCCCGCCGCTGGCACTGCCCTGCCGGGAGGCGGGTCTGCAACCCGGGGCGGCGCAGAGCTATGCCGGTGTCGCGCTCTTCCTGGAGCGGGCGGGGGCGCTGAATCCCGACATCGCCGCCGGTCGATACGACGAGCAGTCGGTCGTCGAGTTGTGCCGACAACTGGACGGCCTCCCCCTCGCCATCGAACTGGCTGCCGCGGGGAGCCGATGGCTGTCGGTGGAGTCGATGCTGACCCACGGCGGTGACCCGCTGGCGCCGGCAACCAGGGTCTCGCGCTCGACTCCGGAGCGGCACCGCTCGTTGCGGGCGAGCCTCGACTACAGCTACGAGCTGTGCACGTCCCAGGCACGCGTGCTCTGGGCTCGGCTGTCGGTGTTCCGTGGCGGTGCGACGCTCGACGCGGTGCAGGCGGTCTGTGCCGGACCCGATCTGCCGGCCGACGCGGTGTGGACCGCGCTGTGTGAGCTGACCGACAAATCCCTGGTCGTACTGGACGGATCGCGCTACACGATGCTCGAGACCATCCGGCTCTACGGGGCCCAGCGCCTCGACCAGGCGGGCGAACTCGAGGCCGTGCGTGAGACGCACCTGCGCCATGTGCTTGCCATGGCCGAATCGGTGGAGGAAGGCTGGTTCGGTCCGCACCAGCTGAGACTGCTCAGCCTGGTGTCAGCGGACCAGGCCAACGTGCGCGCCGCGCTCGAAGGCGCTCTCACCAGCCCGGGAAGGGCGGGCACGGGGCTGCGGATAGCGAGCTCGCTGTGGATGTTCTGGATCAGCTTGGGACTGCCCGGGGAGGGGCGGCGATGGCTGAGCCGGCTGCTCGCTGCCAGTGAGCCAACTGACCCCGAGCGCGCGGCGGCGTTGTGGATTCACGGCTTCCTGTGCGCTGTCAACGGCGACTATCCGGCGGCACGGGAGCAGCTCGCGGAGTGTGAGCGGACCGCCGCGAAGGTCGGAGATGCTGCGAGCGCGGCCCACGCGCGGAGCTCACTGGGCGTCGCCGAGCTGTTCGACGGCAGGCTCGAGCCGGCGATCGAACACCTCGAGGCGGGGGTCGAGATGGAGCGCGCCGTGCCGGGCGGTCCGCCGTACCTCGCCGATGCGCTGCTCAACCTGGGGCTGGCCTACTGCTACCTGGGCAGGCTCGACGAGGCGCACGAGGTGTTGACCGAGGCGAGCCACCTGTGCGCCGCCTACGGCGAGGGGCTGCTGCTGTCCTGGGCGCTCGCCTTCCTGGGCCTGGAGGAACTGCTGCGCGGGCATGCCGAGTCGGCCGCCGGCCTGGCGCGGGAGAGCCTGGTGCGCAAGCGTGCCCTCGACAACCGGCAGGGGATCGTCTGGGCGATCGAGCTCCTGGCCTGGACGGCGGTCGAAGTCGGCGACGCTCAGCGGGCTGCGGTGCTGTTCGGTGTCGGAGAGGCACACGCCGGGGACTTCGGCCCTCCGTTCCACGGCTTCGGTGGGATGCGGGAGTGGCACGACCGCTATGCGGCCCGAGCCGCGACGGGGCTCGGCGTGAGCGGCTATCGGTCCGCGCTCGGGCACGGTCGGCGACTCACCCTCGACGAGGCGGCCTCGGTCGCGCTGGGAGAGATGTTGGCAAAGCCGGACGACATCGACAACCCTCTCCAGGATCTGCCGCTGACGCGACGCGAGCAGGAGATCGCTCGACTGGTCGCGACCGGAAAGACGAACCGGGAGATCGCGGACGAGTTGGTGATCTCACCACGCACCGTCGACACGCACGTGCAGCGCATCCTGACCAAGCTCGACTTCACCTCGCGGAGCCAGGTGGCGGCGCTGATCGCGACGACGCGGTCGCCCGCACCACCCGCCCCGGCCTGA
- a CDS encoding carboxymuconolactone decarboxylase family protein, translated as MSTVSTRAAQRPSDGYLSRHLRTAALLERMDPAFARAAEELVGHPHRTGLLSNSVRALIVLAVESVIPQADEPRIAAAIDQALADGASEAEVLCTLEIACSIGLHTVSVGLPLLIEEMELAGRALPEQTMRQRQLQRALETTGPRPRPLNRIYGGILRMDPDYFAARVRFIDLPWEQEAVLDDGVKHLLSIAIDAVSPQHYVDGLRKHMREALQIGVSPEAILEVLELASVTGLRTLDVGLEVLAQRS; from the coding sequence ATGAGTACCGTGTCCACCAGAGCCGCGCAGCGTCCGAGCGACGGCTACCTCTCCCGGCATCTGCGGACCGCAGCGCTGCTGGAGCGGATGGACCCCGCCTTCGCCCGGGCGGCTGAGGAACTGGTGGGCCATCCCCACCGAACTGGCTTGCTCTCGAATTCGGTGCGCGCGTTGATTGTTCTGGCCGTCGAGTCGGTCATCCCCCAGGCCGACGAGCCGCGCATCGCCGCGGCCATCGACCAGGCCCTTGCTGATGGCGCGAGCGAGGCCGAGGTGCTCTGTACCCTCGAGATCGCCTGCTCGATCGGCTTGCATACCGTTTCGGTCGGTCTTCCTCTGCTGATCGAGGAGATGGAACTGGCCGGCCGTGCGCTGCCCGAGCAGACGATGCGTCAGCGTCAGCTACAGCGGGCGCTGGAGACCACGGGTCCGCGGCCGCGTCCGCTCAATCGGATCTATGGCGGGATTCTCCGCATGGACCCGGACTATTTCGCGGCGCGGGTGCGCTTCATCGACCTTCCGTGGGAGCAGGAGGCAGTGCTGGATGACGGGGTCAAGCACCTTCTCTCGATCGCGATAGACGCGGTGAGTCCTCAGCACTACGTCGACGGGCTGCGCAAGCACATGCGCGAAGCGCTGCAGATCGGTGTAAGTCCCGAGGCGATCCTCGAGGTGCTGGAGCTCGCGTCGGTGACCGGACTGCGCACCCTCGACGTCGGGCTGGAGGTGCTGGCCCAGCGCAGCTGA
- a CDS encoding CaiB/BaiF CoA transferase family protein yields the protein MKASATVPTSSPSAPLSGLRVLDLCRVVSGPFGSLLLADLGAEVIRVESVPAPGSAAKIDHTRLSEDEAFNWGLSRNKHSVGINLKSDEGRRLFQEMAAQADVVVDNFRPGVTRRLGVDRESLLEFNPAIITCSLTGFGGDGPWSTMPAYDPIVQAMCGTMNYTRLDEGTPPVRWGIPIGDLFAGIFSAIGLVAAVIHRDRTGAGQHVDVSMLDVMLALNTYRVPQALTFGQEPLPAPFEGGQGTVPFGNFECSEGWVATCISQRMWPAAARVMDRPDLLTDDRFNTGQARHAHREELVALLQEVFKQRPADWWQENLMAAGVVCGKVTRVADVFRHPQVQARGMSVDITDEFGRTATVVGDSLKFSDVSTWRAPRQVGADTAMVLRTLLGLDGPELDRLAGAGVIHCGDDRGSLPLRERVVPSAAPEPSRQIGRPLEGTTVLEMNGDEPSKAFAAQLLADLGADVIRVERPFGQVMEPYPDESREASFRAGLNRGKRSVVADLKTPEGLDFLLGLAGHADVMIDNYRPGVLERLGLDYDTLSANNDKLIATSITGFGHSGPWSAYPAFDNAIQALGGGMSITVDHTRPEVPIRWGNPIGGLTGAMFAALGTLGALRLRSLRGHGQRLDISLFDSQVALLSYRAPQAVTVGKEFVPEPRRGGSGSLPFGVFRTADDKWFTICITQQFWAKFCEAAGHPEWIDDPRFVTEPLRRENEDDLYALVEPNFFARTAQEWEALYYSLKLPGAVVLSVGEAFAHPQAVARGMRLRLSDIDLVDGIEVANAPLKLSAAPDLAAAGAPIPGADTALVAAEFGLQTTDVEVEVPSARWRDARV from the coding sequence ATGAAAGCTTCAGCGACCGTTCCGACGTCATCGCCGTCAGCCCCACTGTCCGGGCTGCGGGTCCTCGACCTGTGCCGGGTCGTCTCGGGTCCGTTCGGCTCCCTGCTCCTGGCGGATCTCGGTGCGGAGGTGATCCGGGTCGAGTCGGTCCCCGCGCCCGGCTCGGCCGCGAAGATCGATCACACCCGACTCAGCGAGGACGAGGCCTTCAACTGGGGGCTGAGTCGCAACAAGCACTCGGTCGGCATCAATCTCAAGTCCGACGAGGGACGCCGGCTCTTCCAGGAGATGGCGGCGCAGGCCGATGTCGTCGTGGACAACTTCCGTCCCGGAGTCACCCGACGGCTCGGGGTCGACCGAGAGTCGTTGCTCGAGTTCAATCCGGCGATCATCACGTGCTCGCTGACCGGCTTCGGTGGCGACGGTCCATGGTCCACGATGCCGGCCTATGACCCGATCGTGCAGGCGATGTGCGGCACGATGAACTACACCCGACTCGACGAGGGCACACCCCCGGTTCGCTGGGGAATCCCGATCGGCGACCTCTTCGCCGGCATCTTCAGCGCGATCGGCCTGGTCGCAGCGGTGATCCATCGCGACCGGACCGGCGCAGGCCAGCACGTCGACGTCTCCATGCTCGACGTGATGCTCGCGCTCAACACCTACCGCGTGCCGCAGGCGCTGACCTTCGGCCAGGAGCCTCTGCCCGCGCCTTTCGAGGGCGGCCAGGGAACGGTTCCCTTCGGCAACTTCGAGTGCAGCGAGGGCTGGGTCGCCACGTGCATCAGCCAGCGGATGTGGCCCGCCGCCGCCAGGGTGATGGACCGGCCGGATCTGCTCACCGACGACCGGTTCAACACCGGACAGGCACGGCACGCGCACCGTGAGGAACTGGTCGCGCTGCTGCAGGAGGTGTTCAAGCAGCGCCCCGCCGACTGGTGGCAGGAAAACCTGATGGCAGCCGGCGTGGTCTGCGGAAAGGTGACGCGAGTCGCCGACGTCTTCCGTCACCCGCAGGTCCAGGCACGTGGCATGTCAGTCGACATCACCGACGAATTCGGCCGAACCGCAACCGTGGTCGGCGACTCACTGAAGTTCAGCGACGTCTCGACCTGGCGGGCGCCACGCCAGGTCGGCGCGGATACCGCGATGGTGCTGCGCACCCTCCTCGGTCTCGACGGGCCCGAACTGGACCGGCTCGCCGGCGCAGGCGTGATTCACTGCGGCGACGATCGCGGGAGTCTGCCGCTTCGCGAGCGGGTGGTCCCGTCCGCCGCACCCGAGCCTTCCCGGCAGATCGGCCGGCCACTGGAAGGCACGACAGTCCTGGAGATGAACGGCGACGAGCCCAGCAAGGCGTTCGCCGCCCAACTACTGGCCGACCTCGGTGCCGACGTGATCCGCGTCGAGCGTCCGTTCGGTCAGGTGATGGAGCCCTACCCGGACGAGAGCCGCGAGGCGTCCTTCCGGGCGGGCCTGAACCGTGGCAAGCGGAGCGTCGTCGCCGACCTCAAGACGCCCGAGGGGCTCGACTTCCTCCTCGGTCTGGCCGGCCACGCCGACGTAATGATCGACAACTACCGTCCCGGTGTACTCGAGCGCCTCGGCCTGGACTACGACACGCTCAGCGCGAACAACGACAAGCTGATCGCCACCTCGATCACCGGCTTCGGACACAGCGGTCCGTGGAGCGCCTATCCCGCATTCGACAACGCCATCCAGGCTCTCGGCGGCGGCATGAGTATCACCGTCGACCACACCCGACCCGAGGTGCCGATCCGCTGGGGGAACCCGATCGGCGGGCTGACCGGCGCGATGTTCGCGGCCCTCGGAACGCTCGGTGCACTGCGACTGCGTAGCCTGCGCGGACACGGGCAGCGGCTCGACATCAGCCTCTTCGACTCCCAGGTCGCGCTCCTGTCCTACCGCGCTCCCCAGGCGGTCACGGTCGGCAAGGAGTTCGTGCCCGAACCGCGCCGCGGCGGCAGCGGTTCGCTGCCTTTCGGCGTGTTCCGCACCGCTGACGACAAGTGGTTCACGATCTGCATCACACAGCAATTCTGGGCGAAGTTCTGTGAGGCCGCCGGTCACCCCGAATGGATCGACGACCCGCGGTTCGTCACCGAGCCACTGCGTCGGGAGAACGAGGACGACCTCTATGCGCTCGTGGAGCCGAACTTCTTCGCGCGCACGGCGCAGGAGTGGGAGGCGCTCTACTACTCACTGAAGCTCCCGGGCGCCGTCGTCCTGAGCGTCGGGGAGGCGTTCGCGCACCCGCAGGCGGTCGCGCGCGGCATGCGGCTCCGGTTGTCGGACATTGACCTCGTCGACGGCATCGAGGTCGCCAATGCGCCGTTGAAGCTCAGCGCCGCCCCCGATCTTGCCGCTGCAGGCGCTCCGATCCCGGGTGCGGACACCGCGCTGGTGGCAGCGGAATTCGGCCTGCAGACGACCGACGTCGAGGTCGAAGTGCCGTCGGCTCGCTGGCGGGACGCCCGCGTCTGA
- a CDS encoding NDMA-dependent alcohol dehydrogenase has translation MSTRAAILWGTGEKWSVEDVELADPGPGQVRVKIRATGLCHSDDHAVTGDMPTPLPLVGGHEGAGVVEAVGQGVTRVAPGDHVILIFQPPCGYCRNCARGRSNLCLNASLQEYGASKSFRARGQEIAATGDLGTFADATVISERCVVKMDKDIPFNVAALLGCAVTTGWGAAVYLAEVEPGDNVVVIGSGGVGVNSIQGAKNAGANLIIAVDTVEIKRQKALEFGATHAVGSIEEAQALLADLAPGRGADAAILSVGVGDGSKLGEIVDLTGPAGITVITSVSPIASDSVNMNLAMFTLTQKTLRGNVYGGVQVHRDIPLLLDLYRQGKLKLDELITQTYTLDQINEGYADMHAGKNLRGVIEFSA, from the coding sequence ATGAGCACCAGAGCAGCAATCCTGTGGGGCACGGGCGAGAAGTGGAGCGTCGAAGACGTGGAGCTCGCCGATCCCGGCCCGGGCCAGGTGCGGGTCAAGATCCGCGCGACCGGCCTGTGCCACTCCGACGACCACGCCGTCACCGGTGACATGCCGACCCCCCTGCCCCTTGTCGGTGGCCACGAGGGTGCGGGAGTCGTCGAGGCGGTAGGGCAGGGCGTGACGCGGGTGGCGCCCGGCGACCACGTCATCCTCATCTTCCAGCCGCCGTGCGGCTACTGCCGCAACTGCGCGCGCGGACGCTCCAACCTGTGTCTCAACGCCTCGCTGCAGGAGTACGGCGCCTCCAAGTCGTTCCGAGCCCGGGGCCAGGAGATCGCCGCTACCGGCGACCTGGGGACCTTCGCCGACGCCACGGTCATCTCGGAGCGCTGCGTGGTGAAGATGGACAAGGACATCCCGTTCAACGTCGCCGCCCTGCTCGGCTGCGCCGTCACCACCGGCTGGGGAGCGGCGGTCTACCTCGCCGAGGTGGAGCCGGGTGACAACGTCGTCGTCATCGGCAGCGGCGGAGTCGGTGTCAACTCGATCCAGGGCGCCAAGAACGCCGGCGCGAACTTGATCATCGCTGTCGACACGGTGGAGATAAAGCGGCAGAAGGCGCTCGAGTTCGGCGCTACCCACGCCGTCGGCTCGATCGAGGAGGCGCAGGCGCTGCTCGCCGACCTCGCGCCCGGGCGGGGCGCGGACGCGGCGATCCTGTCGGTCGGTGTGGGCGACGGCAGCAAGCTGGGCGAGATCGTCGACCTCACCGGGCCGGCGGGCATCACTGTGATCACGTCCGTCTCGCCGATCGCCTCCGACAGTGTCAACATGAACCTCGCGATGTTCACGCTGACCCAGAAGACGCTGCGCGGCAACGTGTATGGCGGCGTGCAGGTGCACCGCGACATACCGCTCCTGCTCGACCTCTACCGCCAGGGGAAGCTCAAGCTCGACGAGCTGATCACCCAGACGTACACCCTCGACCAGATCAACGAGGGCTATGCGGACATGCACGCGGGCAAGAACCTGCGTGGCGTCATCGAGTTCTCCGCCTGA